The following are encoded in a window of Gossypium raimondii isolate GPD5lz chromosome 13, ASM2569854v1, whole genome shotgun sequence genomic DNA:
- the LOC105784237 gene encoding photosynthetic NDH subunit of lumenal location 2, chloroplastic — MTSFTNSTFFIHVNQKFPTPQSHHCSRLSLPIIRASFQPQQNNVIISNRRKLVTTFLATSLAALGLNGTPVAVAENWGTHSFLRERFFEPGLSPEDAAARIKQTAEGLHSMRDMLDTMSWRYVMFYIRLKQAYLSQDLKNAMSTLPQGRKDKYVKTANELVDNMAEFDYYVRTPKVYESYLYYEKTLKSIDDLVALLG; from the exons ATGACCTCCTTCACTAATTCAACATTCTTCATCCATGTCAACCAGAAATTCCCTACACCCCAAAGTCACCATTGCAGCAGACTCTCCCTCCCCATAATCCGAGCATCGTTTCAACCCCAACAAAACAATGTAATAATCAGCAACCGGCGAAAACTTGTAACAACGTTTCTTGCTACTTCACTAGCAGCACTAGGGCTTAATGGCACACCAGTAGCAGTAGCAGAGAATTGGGGCACACATTCATTTCTCAGGGAACGGTTTTTTGAGCCCGGTTTGTCTCCGGAAGATGCCGCCGCCAGAATTAAACAAACTGCCGAGGGGTTACATAGCATGAGAGACATGTTGGACACCATGTCATGGAGGTATGTCATGTTTTACATTCGACTAAAGCAGGCTTATCTTTCTCAGGACTTGAAGAATGCCATGAGTACATTGCCTCAAGGTCGAAAAGATAAATACGTGAAAACAGCAAATGAATTGGTGGATAACATGGCTGAG TTCGATTATTACGTACGCACACCGAAAGTATACGAATCGTACTTGTACTACGAGAAGACATTGAAATCCATAGATGATCTAGTTGCATTATTGGGGTAG